The Thermococcus peptonophilus genomic sequence CGCTCCGGAAGGCTAAAAGACCGAAGACCGCGCCGAGCAGACTTGCATCTTTCAGCTTGAAAAAGGCCCCGAGGCCAATGAGGACCCACACTGGGGTGTATAACCTCTCCAAACTTTTCTTTTGGTTTTCAGGAACCTGGATGCGTAGGAGCTTCTTCAGAACTTTGCCAGCCATCCGCTTTGCAAAAAGGATTGGCTTGATGAAGAGGTTTGCGAGGGAGAGGAGTATCAGGATGTAAACCGCCACCAGCGTCCAGACGTTCATGGGGGGGTCACCACGTAGTCATATGGGTTGAAAAAAATAAAACTTTGGCTAGACTTTCATAAACTCGTCCTCTATCCACGTGGCTATCAGAGTGAAGGAAACCGAAAGCACCGCTATCGAAACGGCCACCGGTAGAACCTGCCACCAATTGAGGTTGTAGGAGTAGAGGCTCGTCCTGCCCATCACGACAGTCTGGCTCATTATGGAGCCCCAGTTAAAGCCCGGCACTATGGAGAAGAACCCGAGGAGCGTTATCAGAGCGAGGATTTTCGGGATGGTTATCGAGAACTGGTGAAGGGAGTATGGAATGAGGACCCTAGGCATGTGTTTCTTCAATATCCACGACCAGTTGCCCCCGAGTGCTATTGCGGATTCTACGTATCCCTTCCTAAGCTCTTCCTTCACTATCGCCCTGACGCTTCTTGATGCTTCACCGGCAACTATAAGGCCGAGGATGAATGCCACCACTATAGGTCTTGCAGTGGCCATCTGTTTTGAGGCGTTGAACGTTCCGAGGTCTATTGCCACCGCTCCAACAAAGGGCAGAAGTGGAATTATCGTGAGAAGCCTTGAGATCAGGTTTGAGAGCCTGCCAACTTTTCCCCGGACAGCCCCGCTCATGCCGAGGAGGAAGGAGAGGCCGACGGCAATGAATGCCCCTTCAATCGTTACCAGTATCGTGTCCCTTGTGCTCCCGATGAAGCCAGCCCACACGTCCCTTCCGAATGGGTCGGTTCCAAGAACCCCGTAGCTCTCGCCTTGAACTAGGATTCTAGCACTTTCTTTTGGGCTGAACTTTTCATCGGGAAAATAAAACGGCTCCAAGATTATTTTGTACTTCCCTTTTACCAATTTGGGATTGTTGAAACAGTCTTGAGTGTCGGGTTCTGTAAACAGTATCGAGAACGGAGGTCTGAGCATGACCTTCTTGTCAAGGTTGGGGCACTTTTCAGTCTTCATCCTCTCCCAGTCGGGGGCGAAGAGCAGGTTCCTGCCGATATAGATGCCATCTGGGAAGGGGTCTCCTTCGTAGAGGGTGTAGCTCTCGTTGAGAGGGGTTATGATTGTTATTCGTATTTTTCTAGTTGAATTTGCGAGAACGAGTATATCTCTAGGCACTTTGGAGTACTTGAAGTCGTAAGTGAAAATCACCCTTCCGTCCACGTACTCGCCGGGGAGCCACTCCGTCTTTGGAAGTCCCCTCAGCTCTCCGTAGAATGCGGGCGGAGCGTTTGGAGGGTTGTTTTTCCACAGATCTAGGTCGTCCCATTTCTCGGCTATATTCGGATAAAAGTGAGGTCCGATAATTGCCATTATGATGTATGAGGTGACTATTGTTATGGACAGGATGATCCTGAGGGGTACTCTAATCCTCGCCATACACTTCCCTCCTGGGGTCCAGGCGAAGGTACAGAGCTTCCATTATCGTGGAGTTCAGGAAGTAGAGGATTGCCATGATGAAGGCCACAAAGAAAACGAGGTAGGGGTTGAAGTAGAACATTGGCGCCCACCCATCGCCAGTAAAGACGTAGAACCTGTCTATGGCCTTTGTCAGGACGAATCCAATGCCAGGAACGTCGAAGAGCTTTTCGAGAG encodes the following:
- a CDS encoding ABC transporter permease produces the protein MARIRVPLRIILSITIVTSYIIMAIIGPHFYPNIAEKWDDLDLWKNNPPNAPPAFYGELRGLPKTEWLPGEYVDGRVIFTYDFKYSKVPRDILVLANSTRKIRITIITPLNESYTLYEGDPFPDGIYIGRNLLFAPDWERMKTEKCPNLDKKVMLRPPFSILFTEPDTQDCFNNPKLVKGKYKIILEPFYFPDEKFSPKESARILVQGESYGVLGTDPFGRDVWAGFIGSTRDTILVTIEGAFIAVGLSFLLGMSGAVRGKVGRLSNLISRLLTIIPLLPFVGAVAIDLGTFNASKQMATARPIVVAFILGLIVAGEASRSVRAIVKEELRKGYVESAIALGGNWSWILKKHMPRVLIPYSLHQFSITIPKILALITLLGFFSIVPGFNWGSIMSQTVVMGRTSLYSYNLNWWQVLPVAVSIAVLSVSFTLIATWIEDEFMKV